In Rhinoraja longicauda isolate Sanriku21f chromosome 6, sRhiLon1.1, whole genome shotgun sequence, the following proteins share a genomic window:
- the slc7a10b gene encoding asc-type amino acid transporter 1, protein MPGAPDIPERVALKKEIGLPSACAIIVGNIIGSGIFISPKGVLEQVGSVGLALLVWALAGLVTAVGALCYAELGVTIPQSGGDYAYVKEVFGGLPGFLVLWSALLVIYPTTQAVMALTFASYVLQPVFPACVPPYIASRLLAALCLLLLTWVNCFSVRWVTRVQDLFTAGKLLALGLIIVVGLVQICKGHYEALTPSAAFSGSSSPSVGHIALAFLQGSFSYSGWNFLNYVTEELVDARR, encoded by the exons ATGCCGGGCGCCCCGGACATCCCCGAGCGAGTGGCGCTGAAGAAAGAGATCGGGCTGCCCAGCGCCTGTGCCATCATCGTGG GGAACATCATTGGATCGGGGATCTTCATCTCACCCAAGGGCGTGTTGGAGCAGGTGGGCAGCGTGGGCCTGGCGCTGCTGGTCTGGGCTCTGGCCGGGCTAGTCACGGCTGTCGGCGCCCTGTGCTATGCCGAGCTCGGCGTCACCATCCCCCAGTCCGGGGGCGACTACGCCTACGTCAAGGAGGTGTTCGGGGGCTTGCCCgg GTTCCTGGTGCTCTGGAGCGCTCTGCTGGTCATCTACCCCACCACTCAGGCCGTCATGGCCCTGACCTTTGCCAGCTACGTGCTCCAGCCCGTCTTCCCCGCCTGCGTGCCGCCCTACATCGCCTCCCGCCTCCTCGCCGCCCTCTGCCTCT TGCTACTGACGTGGGTGAACTGTTTCAGCGTGCGGTGGGTAACCCGCGTCCAAGACCTGTTCACAGCCGGGAAGTTGCTCGCCCTCGGACTCATCATCGTCGTGGGGCTGGTGCAGATCTGCAAAG GTCACTACGAAGCGCTGACCCCCAGCGCGGCATTCAGCGGCTCCAGTAGCCCCAGCGTGGGACACATCGCGCTCGCCTTCCTCCAGGGATCCTTCTCTTATAGCGGCTGGAACTTCCTCAACTACGTGACGGAGGAGCTGGTGGACGCTCGGAGGTGA